From one Chloroflexota bacterium genomic stretch:
- a CDS encoding amidohydrolase — protein MPSYSVISSDTHLEISPDRWTWRLPADYRDRGPRVVPLTERDLPPGMPVFGEGWIAEGIDRAVPLGMNLAAGKNPEKRRTYGWYYRENHIGTGDAAQRLREMDQDGVDAEVEYAAVAGPGFLGRIKDRDLYLACIEAYNDFLAKDFCSHNPDRLWGLAQVPLTGIEDAVDELKRTRGYKAIKGWQLGAWPSGKGHPSPEDDAFWSLALSLKAPITAHVTFSQDAAGEPKRSGQILEGTGAPLHQVMAGGCPRPAYTVCQLIVSGVFDRFPALRIHFAETGAGWAPYFMEHADQIYHQFGHAKGVKLKMLPSDYFKRHVLLGFQTDHYAMKNRRLIGVENLCWGNDFPHSAGDWPESRRVIAEHLADATEDERRKILWENVARFYGLV, from the coding sequence ATGCCCTCCTACAGCGTCATCTCCTCGGATACCCACCTCGAAATCTCGCCCGATCGGTGGACCTGGCGTCTCCCCGCCGACTACCGCGACCGCGGCCCCCGCGTCGTCCCCCTCACCGAGCGCGACCTGCCGCCGGGCATGCCCGTCTTCGGCGAGGGTTGGATCGCCGAAGGCATAGACCGCGCCGTGCCCCTCGGCATGAACCTCGCCGCGGGCAAAAACCCGGAAAAGCGGCGCACCTACGGCTGGTATTACCGCGAGAACCACATCGGCACGGGCGATGCCGCCCAGCGCCTGCGCGAGATGGACCAGGACGGCGTGGACGCCGAGGTTGAATATGCCGCCGTCGCAGGGCCGGGCTTCCTCGGCCGCATCAAAGACCGCGACCTCTACCTCGCCTGCATCGAAGCCTACAACGATTTCCTGGCCAAGGACTTCTGCTCCCACAACCCCGACCGCCTCTGGGGCCTCGCCCAGGTTCCCTTGACGGGCATCGAAGATGCCGTGGATGAGCTCAAGCGCACCCGGGGGTACAAGGCCATCAAAGGCTGGCAGCTAGGCGCATGGCCCAGCGGCAAAGGCCATCCCTCTCCGGAAGACGATGCCTTCTGGTCGCTTGCCCTCTCCCTGAAAGCGCCCATCACCGCCCACGTCACCTTCAGCCAGGACGCCGCCGGCGAGCCGAAGCGCAGCGGCCAGATCCTCGAAGGCACAGGCGCCCCCCTTCACCAGGTCATGGCCGGCGGCTGTCCGCGCCCCGCCTATACCGTCTGCCAGCTCATCGTCAGCGGCGTCTTCGACCGCTTCCCCGCCCTCCGCATCCACTTCGCCGAGACCGGCGCAGGCTGGGCTCCCTACTTCATGGAGCACGCCGACCAGATCTACCACCAGTTCGGCCACGCCAAGGGCGTCAAGCTCAAGATGCTCCCCAGCGACTACTTCAAGAGGCACGTCCTCCTCGGCTTCCAGACCGACCACTATGCCATGAAGAACCGCCGACTCATCGGTGTGGAGAACCTCTGCTGGGGGAACGACTTTCCTCACTCGGCAGGCGATTGGCCCGAATCCCGCCGCGTCATCGCCGAACACCTCGCGGACGCCACCGAAGACGAACGCCGCAAGATACTCTGGGAAAACGTCGCCCGCTTCTACGGCCTGGTCTAA
- a CDS encoding GNAT family N-acetyltransferase, whose product MEQGAWLRRGGLSADVAENADGERFRGQDMKASELFRELPTLRTKRLVLRKLTMADAEAVYAYGRDPEVTKHVAFPTHRSIEDAKSFLRDTLKHYRRGEPASWAIVRKTDNRLIGAIGFIHYSEKDARIEAGYALARDSWGQGSMTEAFGEVLRFAFQRLGINRVEARCSPDNIGSYRVMEKCGMRYEGLLRQHDKPKGKFQDRKLYAILREEWLAQHKRGGM is encoded by the coding sequence ATGGAGCAGGGAGCATGGTTACGGAGGGGAGGATTGTCCGCAGATGTCGCAGAGAACGCAGATGGGGAAAGGTTTAGGGGGCAGGATATGAAAGCGAGTGAGTTATTCCGGGAGCTGCCGACGCTGAGGACGAAGCGACTTGTGCTGCGGAAGCTGACGATGGCGGATGCGGAGGCGGTCTATGCGTACGGTCGTGACCCGGAGGTGACGAAGCATGTCGCGTTTCCGACGCATCGCTCAATCGAGGATGCGAAGAGTTTTCTGCGCGATACGCTGAAGCACTATCGCAGAGGCGAACCTGCCTCTTGGGCCATCGTGCGTAAGACAGATAATCGGCTCATCGGGGCGATCGGATTTATCCATTATTCAGAAAAGGACGCACGCATCGAAGCCGGGTACGCTTTAGCGCGTGATTCCTGGGGGCAGGGCTCCATGACGGAGGCATTCGGAGAGGTCCTGCGCTTCGCGTTCCAGCGACTCGGTATCAACCGGGTGGAGGCGCGCTGCAGTCCCGATAATATCGGATCGTATCGAGTGATGGAGAAGTGCGGGATGCGATACGAAGGGCTCTTGCGACAACACGACAAACCCAAAGGGAAATTCCAAGACCGAAAGCTCTATGCCATCCTGCGCGAGGAGTGGCTGGCACAGCATAAACGGGGAGGGATGTGA
- a CDS encoding EVE domain-containing protein, with amino-acid sequence MAKSYWLVKSEPGEYAYDDLVRDKMAEWDGVRNYQARNNLRAMRTGDGVLFYHSSTDPLEIVGTATVAREAHPDKSAMDKKSDHYDPKSTPENPIWYVVDLKPDMRFRRPVSVQAIRANPALANMVLLKRGRLSVQPVTEAEWSEVVRMGK; translated from the coding sequence ATGGCGAAGAGCTATTGGCTAGTGAAATCGGAGCCGGGGGAGTATGCATATGACGACCTGGTGAGGGACAAGATGGCGGAGTGGGACGGGGTGCGGAACTACCAGGCGCGGAACAATCTGCGCGCGATGCGGACTGGCGATGGGGTGCTGTTTTACCACAGCAGCACCGACCCGCTGGAGATCGTGGGGACGGCGACGGTGGCGCGTGAGGCGCACCCGGACAAATCGGCGATGGATAAGAAGTCGGACCACTATGATCCGAAGAGCACGCCGGAGAACCCGATCTGGTATGTGGTGGACCTGAAGCCGGATATGCGGTTCAGGCGGCCGGTGAGCGTCCAGGCGATACGGGCGAACCCGGCGCTGGCGAATATGGTGCTGTTGAAGCGAGGTCGGCTCTCCGTGCAGCCGGTGACGGAGGCGGAGTGGAGCGAGGTGGTGAGGATGGGGAAGTAG
- a CDS encoding LLM class flavin-dependent oxidoreductase, translated as MRVGIGLPSTIPGTSGERILEWARRADAGPFSSVSVIDRLVYANYDPLIALTAAGAVTRRVRLVTAALIGPLRQTGVLAKEAASLDAISGGRLTLGLGIGIRQDDFTAATAELKDRGARFDRQLELLHHIWSQKPFAEGQGVIGPAPTRKGGPEVLIGGFSDKAAMRIAKWGDGYIASTGPRSAGKLYATAEQAWREAGRPGRPRFVAGSFFALGDEAKERGRAYVRGYYAFGGAALAEGAVKGILDSPQAIRQAVQAFADAGADEVIFSPTDNGMEQMERLAEVVG; from the coding sequence ATCAGAGTCGGCATCGGCTTGCCATCCACGATCCCCGGCACGTCCGGCGAGCGCATCCTGGAGTGGGCGCGCAGGGCGGATGCGGGGCCGTTCTCCTCGGTTAGCGTCATTGACCGGCTGGTCTACGCCAACTACGACCCGCTCATCGCGCTGACGGCAGCAGGGGCGGTGACGAGGCGCGTGCGGCTGGTGACGGCCGCGCTCATCGGGCCGCTGAGACAGACGGGGGTCCTCGCAAAAGAGGCGGCTTCGCTGGACGCAATCTCAGGAGGACGCCTGACGCTGGGGCTCGGCATCGGCATCCGCCAGGATGATTTCACCGCCGCGACTGCGGAGCTCAAGGACCGCGGGGCAAGGTTCGATAGGCAATTGGAGCTGCTGCATCACATCTGGTCGCAGAAGCCGTTCGCGGAGGGGCAGGGAGTGATTGGGCCTGCGCCAACGCGGAAGGGCGGGCCGGAGGTGCTGATCGGGGGGTTCTCCGATAAGGCGGCGATGCGGATCGCGAAATGGGGCGACGGGTATATCGCAAGCACAGGGCCGCGCTCGGCGGGGAAGCTGTACGCGACGGCGGAGCAGGCATGGCGCGAGGCGGGGCGGCCGGGGAGGCCGCGATTCGTCGCGGGGTCGTTCTTCGCCCTGGGGGATGAAGCGAAGGAGCGCGGGCGAGCATATGTGCGCGGGTATTACGCGTTCGGCGGCGCGGCGCTGGCGGAGGGAGCGGTGAAGGGGATCCTGGATTCGCCGCAGGCGATACGGCAGGCGGTGCAGGCATTCGCGGACGCGGGAGCGGATGAGGTGATCTTTTCGCCGACGGATAACGGGATGGAGCAAATGGAGCGGTTGGCGGAGGTTGTGGGGTAG
- a CDS encoding Dabb family protein has product MAMIRRVSYVHFKEGTSPAQAETVLGDVRALPSKVPSIARVQIGANLRANSPISHMWDMEFTGENAVQAYQDHPYHVQKLVPVFSQSAPTRIADKFEPIYYSAYRSGTRSPGMRNLLRRVMAIQVKDGTPKDKVAELEEMLLGLPREAPSIGNFSLGHVLHEYGPPNKWTHVWELEFADQAGMTLYDKNRYHLEDVAPYFRAGGPKQIVEAIQFAWVQTEKSFIAK; this is encoded by the coding sequence ATGGCGATGATCCGTCGAGTGTCCTATGTGCATTTCAAGGAGGGGACGAGCCCTGCGCAGGCGGAGACCGTTCTGGGCGATGTGCGCGCTTTGCCAAGCAAGGTGCCGTCCATCGCGCGGGTGCAGATCGGGGCGAACCTGCGGGCGAACAGTCCCATCTCGCACATGTGGGATATGGAGTTCACCGGGGAGAACGCGGTGCAGGCGTACCAGGACCACCCGTACCATGTGCAGAAGCTGGTGCCGGTCTTCAGCCAGTCGGCGCCGACGCGGATCGCGGACAAGTTCGAGCCGATCTACTATTCAGCCTATCGCTCGGGGACGCGGAGCCCGGGGATGCGGAACCTGCTGAGGCGGGTGATGGCGATCCAGGTGAAGGACGGGACGCCGAAGGACAAGGTGGCGGAGTTGGAGGAGATGCTGTTGGGCCTGCCGCGAGAGGCGCCGAGCATCGGTAATTTTTCCCTGGGACATGTGCTGCACGAGTACGGGCCGCCGAATAAGTGGACGCATGTGTGGGAGCTGGAGTTCGCCGACCAGGCGGGGATGACACTCTACGATAAGAACCGCTATCACCTGGAGGACGTTGCGCCGTATTTCCGGGCGGGCGGGCCGAAGCAAATCGTCGAGGCTATCCAGTTCGCGTGGGTGCAGACAGAGAAGTCGTTCATCGCGAAATGA
- a CDS encoding aminotransferase class III-fold pyridoxal phosphate-dependent enzyme: MHIGHSTDHRHHLASKWRNYSTAPGPPPGLPPGPSPPLTAPSPHAIVTPILRQERPMPEDPIAQEYRRLTPKSRKVWERTGKYIAGGLSSTGSMVPYPTYIVRAEGPYLYDADGRRITDFMNGSMGLPLGHNPPAVRKALQEQIKNGMFYTLASVYEERLAKLICGRIPSVEKVRFAPTGSEATMFALRIARAFTGRGKIAKMDGGYHGNHDVAWIGLGKNYLRDPQQTAAGLMPGTAESVVRLQFNHTEECERLITRHKDELAAVIVEPVLGGGGCITPIPGFLEMLREVTKRHGIILIFDEMISLPLSKGGAQKHYGVIPDMTTAGKSAGGGIPFGFFGGREDLMALTAPGPSGERPIVNHVATYSGHPLAMVAGAAALEAMTPAVYKYIHSLGEMVRSEMRALFARMELPIKVTGVGHMFCYHWSEADVWDWQTSAAARADLSGKLGMALFNKGYFARGRGIVTAATKPAHVKGLITAMEGALVETGLAG; the protein is encoded by the coding sequence ATGCACATAGGACACTCGACGGATCATCGCCATCACCTCGCTTCAAAGTGGCGAAACTATAGCACAGCCCCTGGCCCTCCCCCCGGATTACCCCCGGGCCCTTCCCCTCCCTTGACGGCACCATCGCCTCACGCCATAGTTACGCCCATCCTTCGCCAGGAGCGCCCCATGCCGGAAGACCCCATCGCCCAGGAGTACCGACGCCTCACCCCCAAGTCGCGCAAGGTCTGGGAGCGCACCGGCAAGTACATCGCCGGCGGCCTCTCCAGCACCGGCTCCATGGTTCCCTACCCCACCTACATCGTCCGCGCCGAGGGCCCCTACCTCTATGACGCCGATGGCCGCCGCATCACCGATTTCATGAACGGCAGCATGGGCCTGCCTCTGGGGCACAACCCGCCTGCCGTGCGCAAGGCCCTCCAGGAACAGATCAAGAACGGCATGTTCTACACCCTCGCCTCTGTCTACGAAGAGCGGTTGGCGAAGCTCATCTGCGGGCGCATCCCCTCCGTGGAAAAGGTGCGCTTCGCCCCCACGGGTAGCGAGGCGACGATGTTCGCCCTGCGCATCGCCCGCGCCTTTACCGGGAGAGGCAAGATCGCCAAGATGGACGGCGGCTACCACGGCAACCACGATGTCGCCTGGATCGGCCTGGGGAAGAACTACCTCCGCGACCCCCAGCAGACGGCGGCGGGCCTGATGCCCGGAACGGCCGAGAGCGTCGTGCGCCTCCAGTTCAACCACACCGAGGAGTGCGAGCGGCTCATCACCCGGCACAAGGACGAGCTTGCCGCCGTCATCGTCGAGCCTGTCCTTGGCGGCGGCGGCTGCATCACGCCCATCCCCGGCTTTTTGGAGATGCTGCGCGAGGTCACCAAGCGCCACGGCATCATCCTTATCTTCGACGAGATGATTTCCCTCCCGCTCTCCAAGGGCGGAGCCCAGAAACACTATGGCGTCATCCCCGATATGACCACCGCCGGGAAATCGGCCGGCGGCGGCATCCCCTTCGGCTTCTTCGGCGGCCGCGAGGACCTCATGGCGCTCACGGCTCCCGGCCCCAGCGGCGAGCGGCCCATCGTCAACCACGTCGCCACCTATTCCGGCCATCCCCTGGCGATGGTTGCGGGCGCGGCGGCCCTTGAAGCCATGACGCCTGCCGTCTACAAGTACATCCACTCCCTGGGCGAGATGGTTCGCTCGGAGATGCGCGCCCTCTTTGCTAGGATGGAGCTTCCCATCAAGGTCACGGGCGTTGGCCACATGTTCTGCTACCACTGGAGCGAGGCCGACGTGTGGGACTGGCAGACCTCAGCCGCAGCCCGCGCCGACCTCTCCGGCAAGCTCGGCATGGCCCTCTTCAACAAGGGCTACTTCGCCCGGGGGCGCGGCATCGTCACCGCCGCCACCAAGCCCGCCCACGTCAAAGGCCTGATCACGGCTATGGAAGGGGCTCTTGTGGAGACTGGCCTGGCGGGGTAG
- a CDS encoding acetoin utilization protein AcuC, which translates to MSPRALWGSRETAIAMPCPGLPGTLDARTFAGRVHPWHTVGPSAEQISPPKTPSERSHPKEPPRRARINTSQGLCRISPERKMAARRAAFIYDHQVSTHVLRTDHPMRPTRLRLVYELLDAYGAFRRSALVAPRPAMVEELTWFHDRDYVDAVASISRGESEYAPERYHFSAQGDNPPYEGMYEASALSTGGSLVAAELVAEGRADVAFNVSGGLHHAMKGYASGFCIFNDPVIAIEFLRRRGLRCAYIDIDCHHGDGVQAAYYATNEVLTISLHESGRFLFPGTGDVEEMGAGKGKGYSVNVPLGPYTDDATHTWAFEQVVPPILASFKPDVLVTQLGMDTHFNDPLTHGGMTVEGHGQIVKRLGELTKKWVALGGGGYDLEAVARGWANDYGIMANMELPDAIPATFREKYGIAKLRDGGAPLDAETRRRARAFAEATVEKVRRLVFPVHGIG; encoded by the coding sequence ATGTCGCCGAGGGCACTGTGGGGAAGTCGCGAGACCGCTATCGCGATGCCCTGTCCCGGCCTTCCGGGAACGTTAGACGCCCGCACCTTTGCTGGACGCGTCCACCCATGGCACACCGTCGGGCCCTCTGCAGAACAAATTTCCCCACCAAAGACACCCTCGGAAAGGAGTCATCCAAAAGAGCCGCCACGCCGAGCGCGCATCAATACCTCCCAAGGCTTGTGTAGAATATCGCCGGAGAGAAAGATGGCGGCACGGCGCGCGGCGTTCATTTATGACCACCAGGTTTCGACGCATGTGCTCCGCACGGACCACCCGATGCGGCCCACGCGCCTGAGGCTGGTCTACGAGCTGCTGGATGCCTACGGCGCCTTCCGGCGATCGGCGTTGGTTGCGCCGCGGCCGGCGATGGTGGAAGAGCTGACGTGGTTCCATGATCGGGACTATGTGGACGCCGTCGCCTCCATCAGCCGGGGGGAATCGGAGTATGCCCCGGAGCGGTACCACTTCAGCGCCCAGGGGGATAATCCGCCCTACGAAGGGATGTATGAGGCCTCGGCGCTCTCCACCGGAGGCTCGCTCGTGGCGGCGGAGCTTGTGGCTGAGGGCCGCGCCGATGTGGCCTTCAACGTCTCCGGCGGGCTGCACCACGCGATGAAGGGCTACGCCTCCGGCTTCTGCATCTTCAACGACCCGGTGATCGCCATCGAGTTCCTCCGGCGACGGGGCCTCCGCTGCGCCTACATTGACATAGATTGCCACCACGGCGACGGTGTCCAGGCGGCCTACTACGCCACGAACGAGGTGCTGACGATCTCGCTCCACGAATCGGGGAGGTTCCTTTTTCCGGGGACGGGCGACGTGGAGGAGATGGGCGCAGGCAAGGGGAAGGGCTACTCGGTGAATGTGCCCCTGGGGCCGTACACGGACGATGCGACGCATACGTGGGCCTTCGAGCAGGTGGTCCCGCCGATCCTGGCATCGTTCAAGCCCGATGTGCTCGTGACGCAGCTGGGGATGGACACGCACTTCAACGACCCGCTGACCCACGGCGGCATGACGGTGGAGGGACACGGGCAGATCGTGAAGCGCCTGGGGGAATTGACCAAGAAGTGGGTCGCGCTCGGCGGCGGAGGCTATGACCTGGAGGCGGTGGCGCGCGGCTGGGCGAACGATTACGGCATCATGGCGAACATGGAGCTTCCGGACGCTATCCCCGCGACCTTTCGGGAGAAGTACGGCATCGCGAAGCTGAGGGACGGCGGCGCGCCCCTGGATGCAGAGACGCGGCGGCGGGCGCGGGCCTTTGCCGAGGCGACGGTGGAGAAGGTGCGCCGGCTGGTCTTCCCGGTCCACGGGATCGGCTAG
- a CDS encoding aldo/keto reductase → MEQRRLGTSGLRVPILGLGTNNFGSRSDESQSTRVLDQSIDIGATFIDTAVIYSNTLSEQFIGRAIKGKRDKVILATKFGSVPIGGGNMADASRKHIMESVEASLKRLQTDYIDLYQLHIPDMVTPLEETLRSLDDVIRQGKVRYIGSCNYTGWFATEAEWTARTNRLNRFVSAQNYYNLLKRGVEKELIPACKHFGIGLIPYFPLESGVLTGKYKQGAPIPPGSRMDKAANFRRSLTDANFAKVAALEKFAKERGHTVGELAIAWLASNPAVSTIICGASSPEQVVENAKGLTWRLTPEDLKAIDAIAPVE, encoded by the coding sequence ATGGAACAGCGCCGACTCGGAACCTCAGGCCTCAGAGTCCCCATCCTCGGCCTCGGCACTAACAACTTCGGCTCCAGGAGCGATGAATCCCAGTCCACCCGCGTCCTGGATCAGTCCATAGACATCGGCGCCACCTTCATAGACACCGCCGTCATCTACAGCAACACCCTCTCCGAGCAATTCATCGGCAGGGCTATCAAAGGCAAGCGCGATAAGGTCATCCTCGCCACCAAGTTCGGCTCCGTCCCCATCGGCGGCGGCAACATGGCGGATGCCTCCCGCAAGCACATCATGGAATCCGTGGAGGCCAGCCTCAAGCGCCTCCAGACCGATTACATAGACCTCTACCAGCTCCACATCCCGGACATGGTCACGCCCCTGGAGGAAACCCTCCGCTCCCTGGACGACGTCATCCGCCAGGGCAAAGTGCGCTACATCGGCAGCTGCAACTACACCGGCTGGTTCGCGACGGAGGCCGAATGGACAGCCCGAACCAACCGCCTCAACCGCTTCGTCTCAGCCCAGAACTACTACAACCTCCTCAAGCGCGGCGTGGAAAAAGAGCTGATCCCCGCCTGCAAGCACTTCGGCATCGGCCTCATCCCCTACTTCCCTCTGGAATCCGGGGTGCTCACCGGCAAGTACAAGCAGGGCGCGCCCATCCCTCCCGGGAGCCGCATGGATAAGGCCGCCAACTTCCGCAGGTCCCTCACGGACGCCAACTTCGCAAAGGTGGCCGCTCTGGAAAAGTTCGCCAAGGAGCGCGGCCACACCGTCGGCGAGCTTGCCATCGCCTGGCTTGCCAGCAACCCCGCAGTCAGCACCATCATCTGCGGCGCTTCGAGTCCCGAGCAGGTGGTGGAGAACGCCAAAGGCCTCACCTGGAGGCTTACGCCCGAAGACCTGAAGGCGATAGACGCCATCGCCCCTGTGGAATAG
- a CDS encoding peroxiredoxin family protein: MAQLRQDFPRYAAADVAVFAIAAQKPDSLRHWTDANPLPFDWLSDPDRAVIKAYGLHVLLSYDSFHLARPAAILIDRQGLIRFIYRCRTQWDIPSSQTMLSALARLPKA, translated from the coding sequence CTGGCGCAGTTGCGCCAAGACTTCCCCAGGTACGCCGCCGCGGATGTGGCCGTCTTCGCCATCGCCGCCCAGAAACCCGATTCCCTGCGCCACTGGACCGACGCAAATCCCCTCCCCTTCGATTGGCTCTCCGACCCTGACCGCGCCGTTATTAAGGCCTATGGCCTCCATGTCCTCCTCTCGTACGACTCCTTCCACCTGGCCCGTCCCGCCGCCATCCTGATAGACAGGCAAGGCCTCATCCGATTCATCTACCGCTGCCGCACCCAGTGGGACATCCCCTCCAGTCAAACGATGCTCTCCGCCCTCGCTCGTCTCCCTAAGGCCTAA